A single window of Athene noctua chromosome 1, bAthNoc1.hap1.1, whole genome shotgun sequence DNA harbors:
- the SLITRK6 gene encoding SLIT and NTRK-like protein 6 produces the protein MKLWIFILYSVVVASDPFQSQPSFSSVRGSCKSLCSCEEKDDTMIINCEERGIKMVSEINVPPSRPFHLNLLNNGLTMLHMDDFAGLVNAISLHLGFNNIADIEPGAFNGLGLLKQLHINHNSLETLKEDTFNGLENLEFLQADNNFITVIEASAFSKLNRLKVLILNDNAIEYLPPNIFRFVPLTHLDLRGNQLQTLPYVGFLEHIGRILDLQLEDNKWACNCDLLQLKIWLENMPPQSIIGDVVCNSPPIIKGSILSRLKKESLCPTHPVNELEDPSGSLPLVVTTSISDSHLSTKVIPILKAPTKEPSLVLHTSKPATQFPGIYCPVPCHCTSHMLSGVLMHCQERNIESLSDLGHPPPNPKKLILAGNIIQTLLKSDLVDYASLEMLHLGNNRIEILEEGSFMNLTRLQKLYLNGNHLTKLSQNLFLGLQYLEYLYLEYNAIKEVLPGTFNEMPKLKVLYLNNNLLQTLPPHIFSGVPLVRLNLKTNQFAHLPVSNVLDELDMLVQIELEDNPWDCTCDSVGLQKWIQKLSKNTMMGNIFCKSPGHLAKKELKSLNSEVLCPGLINSPALPTHASFVVVTTSSTTTNTADTILRSLTDAVPLSVLILGLLIVFITIVFCAAGIVVLVLHRRRRCKKKQADEQMRDSSPVHLQYSMYGHKTTHHTTERPAATLYEQHMVTPMVQVYRSPSFSPKHTEQQEEGSEKEADDSKHVRRSLLERENSSPLTSSNVKYKATDQSAEFLSFQDASCLYRNILEKERELQQLGITEYLRKNIVQLQPDMEVHYPGTHEELKLMETLMYSRPRKVFLEQTKNEYFELKANLHAEPDYLEVLEQQT, from the coding sequence ATGAAGCTCTGGATTTTTATTCTATATTCGGTTGTGGTTGCATCTGATCCTTTCCAGTCACAGCCTTCTTTTTCGTCAGTCAGAGGATCTTGTAAGAGTTTGTGTTCCTGTGAAGAAAAGGATGATACTATGATTATAAACTGTGAAGAAAGAGGCATCAAGATGGTATCAGAAATAAATGTCCCACCATCACGGCCTTTCCATCTTAATCTGTTAAACAATGGCCTGACTATGTTACACATGGATGATTTTGCTGGCCTTGTTAATGCTATCTCTCTACATCTTGGTTTTAATAATATTGCAGATATTGAGCCTGGGGCTTTCAATGGTCTCGGCCTTCTTAAGCAACTTCATATCAATCACAATTCTTTAGAAACACTTAAAGAAGATACGTTTAATGGATTGGAAAATTTAGAGTTTCTTCAAGCAGACAACAATTTCATCACAGTGATTGAAGCAAGTGCCTTTAGCAAGCTCAACAGGCTTAAAGTGCTTATTTTGAATGACAATGCCATTGAGTATCTTCCTCCGAACATATTTCGTTTTGTGCCATTGACCCATTTAGATCTTCGTGGAAACCAGTTACAGACACTGCCTTATGTTGGCTTTTTGGAACACATTGGTAGAATACTAGACCTTCAGCTGGAAGACAATAAATGGGCCTGTAACTGTGATTTGCTGCAGCTGAAGATATGGCTAGAAAACATGCCTCCCCAGTCAATAATAGGTGACGTTGTATGCAATAGTCCTCCAATTATCAAAGGCAGCATCCTAAGCCGGTTGAAAAAAGAATCACTTTGCCCCACTCATCCTGTCAATGAACTTGAAGATCCTTCAGGGTCATTGCCCTTGGTTGTAACCACTTCTATCAGTGATAGCCACCTATCAACTAAGGTTATTCCTATCCTGAAAGCTCCTACTAAAGAACCAAGTTTAGTGCTTCATACTTCAAAACCTGCTACTCAGTTTCCAGGAATCTATTGTCCTGTCCCCTGTCACTGCACCAGCCATATGCTCTCAGGAGTTCTCATGCACTGTCAGGAGCGAAATATTGAAAGCTTGTCTGATTTAGGACACCCTCCTCCAAATCCTAAAAAGCTTATTCTAGCTGGAAACATTATTCAGACATTACTGAAATCAGATCTTGTGGACTATGCCAGCCTGGAAATGCTTCACCTAGGGAACAATCGCATTGAAATCCTTGAGGAAGGTTCCTTCATGAATCTGACTAGACTGCAGAAATTATATCTCAATGGCAATCATCTTACAAAGCTAAGTCAGAATCTCTTCCTTGGCCTTCAGTACCTTGAATACTTGTACCTTGAATATAATGCCATCAAAGAAGTTTTGCCAGGGACGTTTAATGAAATGCCAAAACTTAAGGTACTCTACTTAAATAACAACCTTCTGCAGACTTTGCCACCCCATATTTTTTCGGGCGTTCCACTCGTCAGATtaaatttgaaaacaaaccaaTTTGCTCATTTGCCTGTGAGCAATGTCTTGGATGAATTGGATATGCTAGTACAAATTGAACTGGAAGACAACCCCTGGGACTGTACCTGTGATTCAGTTGGGCTGCAAAAATGGATACAAAAACTGAGTAAGAATACAATGATGGGTAATATTTTTTGTAAATCTCCAGGACATCTAgcaaaaaaagaattgaaatcCCTAAACAGTGAAGTCTTGTGTCCAGGGTTAATAAACAGCCCTGCCCTACCAACTCATGCTAGTTTTGTAGTTGTGACAACTTCTTCTACTACTACCAACACTGCAGACACCATCCTGCGGTCCCTCACAGATGCTGTCCCACTTTCTGTTCTAATATTAGGACTCCTAATTGTGTTTATAACTATTGTATTTTGTGCAGCAGGAATAGTTGTTCTTGTTCTGCACCGGCGACGAAGATgcaaaaagaaacaagcagaCGAACAAATGAGGGATAGTAGCCCTGTTCACCTTCAGTACAGCATGTATGGGCATAAAACAACACACCACACAACAGAGCGCCCAGCTGCAACTCTCTATGAGCAACATATGGTTACTCCCATGGTCCAGGTCTACCGCAGCCCATCCTTCAGCCCCAAGCATACTGAGCAACAGGAGGAGGGAAGTGAGAAGGAAGCTGATGATTCCAAACATGTCCGTCGAAGTCTCCTGGAAAGAGAGAACAGTTCACCTCTTACCAGTTCAAATGTCAAATATAAGGCTACAGATCAATCTGCTGAATTTCTGTCTTTTCAGGATGCCAGCTGCTTGTATAGAAACATTcttgaaaaagagagagaactgcAGCAACTAGGGATCACAGAGTACCTAAGGAAAAATATTGTCCAGCTCCAGCCTGACATGGAAGTTCATTATCCTGGAACACATGAGGAGCTGAAGCTAATGGAGACGCTCATGTACTCCAGGCCAAGAAAGGTTTTTCTAGAACAAACTAAAAATGAGTATTTTGAACTCAAAGCTAATTTGCATGCTGAGCCTGACTACCTGGAAGTCTTGGAGCAGCAAACTTGA